The following are encoded together in the Bos javanicus breed banteng chromosome 4, ARS-OSU_banteng_1.0, whole genome shotgun sequence genome:
- the LOC133246780 gene encoding ribosomal biogenesis factor-like: MAKNKLRGQKSRNVFHIASQKSFKVKNKAKPVTTNLKKINIVNDEKVNRVNKAFIDIQKELANFSKGLSLEPLQKQLIPQQCHENVPVNVGEATRLMAQL, from the coding sequence ATGGCCAAGAACAAACTAAGAGGGCAGAAGTCCAGGAATGTATTCCACATAGCCAGCCAAAAAAGCtttaaggttaaaaataaagcaaaaccagTTACCACTAATCTTAAGAAGATAAACATTGTGAATGATGAAAAAGTTAACAGAGTGAATAAAGCTTTTATAGATATACAGAAGGAACTGGCAAACTTCTCAAAAGGCCTTTCCCTTGAACCTCTGCAGAAACAACTGATACCTCAGCAGTGTCATGAAAATGTACCAGTTAATGTTGGTGAAGCTACCAGATTAATGGCTCAGTTGTAA